A single genomic interval of Corylus avellana chromosome ca10, CavTom2PMs-1.0 harbors:
- the LOC132163373 gene encoding salutaridine reductase-like, translating to MESNGNHTPERYAVVTGANKGIGLETVRQLASQGITVVLTARDVKRGMEATSKLHHSGLPNVVFHQLDVLDSVSIHNLANFIRDKFGRLDILVNNAGASGLLVDEEGLRALNIDPTCWLSGEAFSLVQGVIKQTYEKAEECLNINYYGVKKVTEALLPLLQLSPAGARIVNVSSLRSELKRIPSEHIRKELGDIETLTEEKVDAVVRRFLHDLKENALEINGWTLMLPAYSISKQTLNAYTRVLAKKYPNMCINCVHPGYVKTDINWNTGIMSLEEGARGSVMLSLLPDGGPTGRYFDRTEVAEF from the exons ATGGAAAGCAATGGAAATCATACACCAGAAAG GTATGCGGTGGTTACAGGAGCAAACAAGGGGATTGGGCTTGAAACTGTGCGGCAACTTGCTTCCCAAGGCATAACGGTTGTGTTGACGGCTAGAGATGTGAAGAGGGGGATGGAGGCCACATCGAAGCTCCACCACTCTGGTTTGCCGAATGTTGTTTTCCATCAGCTGGATGTTTTGGATTCCGTCAGCATCCACAATTTGGCCAACTTCATCCGGGACAAATTTGGGAGGCTCGATATCTTG GTTAATAATGCTGGAGCTAGTGGACTCTTAGTTGATGAGGAAGGCCTAAGGGCATTAAACATAGATCCCACATGCTGG CTCTCAGGGGAGGCTTTCAGTTTGGTTCAAGGAGTGATTAAACAGACTTATGAGAAGGCAGAAGAATGCTTGAATATTAATTACTATGGTGTGAAAAAAGTCACGGAGGCTCTCCTCCCACTATTACAGCTTTCCCCTGCAGGAGCAAGGATTGTGAATGTGTCTTCTCTCAGAAGTGAGCTCAAG AGAATTCCAAGTGAGCATATAAGAAAAGAATTAGGCGACATCGAGACTCTAACCGAAGAGAAAGTGGATGCAGTTGTAAGAAGATTTCTGCATGACTTAAAAGAAAATGCTCTTGAAATCAATGGATGGACGTTGATGTTGCCTGCTTATAGCATCTCCAAGCAGACCCTCAATGCCTACACTAGAGTTCTTGCTAAGAAGTACCCTAACATGTGTATCAACTGCGTTCATCCCGGCTATGTCAAGACGGATATCAATTGGAACACTGGAATAATGAGTTTAGAAGAGGGGGCTAGAGGCTCTGTCATGCTCTCTCTTTTACCTGATGGAGGCCCTACAGGACGCTACTTTGATCGTACTGAAGTGGCTGAGTTTTGA
- the LOC132163372 gene encoding short-chain dehydrogenase/reductase 2b-like gives MGSNGKHTGAERYAVVTGANKGIGLETVRQLASQGITVVLTARNVKKGMEATSKLHHSGLPNVIFHQLDVLDPVSIHHLANFTRDKFGRLDILVNNAGDSGLVVDVVDAEGLRALNIDPTSWLSGEALGLVQGVIKQTYDKAEECLNTNYFGVKRVTEALLPLLQLSPAGARIVNVSSLRSELKRIPGEHIRKELSDIETLTEEKVDAVVRRFLHDLKENALEINGWTLMLPAYSISKQTLNAYTRVLAKKYPNMCINCVHPGFVKTDMNWNTGIMNLEEGARGPVMLSLLPHEGPTGCYFDRTAVAEF, from the exons ATGGGAAGCAATGGAAAGCATACAGGAGCAGAAAG GTATGCAGTGGTTACGGGAGCAAACAAGGGGATTGGGCTTGAAACTGTGCGGCAACTTGCTTCTCAAGGCATTACGGTTGTGTTGACGGCTAGAAATGTGAAGAAGGGGATGGAGGCCACATCCAAGCTCCACCACTCCGGTTTGccaaatgttatttttcatCAGCTTGATGTTTTGGACCCCGTCAGCATCCACCACTTGGCCAACTTCACTCGGGACAAGTTTGGCAGGCTCGATATCTTG GTTAATAATGCTGGAGATAGTGGACTTGTAGTTGATGTGGTTGATGCGGAAGGCCTAAGGGCCTTAAACATAGATCCCACATCCTGG CTCTCAGGTGAGGCTCTCGGTTTGGTTCAAGGAGTGATTAAACAAACTTATGACAAGGCAGAAGAATGCTTGAATACTAATTACTTTGGTGTGAAAAGAGTCACAGAGGCTCTCCTCCCACTATTGCAGCTTTCCCCAGCAGGAGCAAGGATTGTGAATGTGTCTTCTCTCAGAAGTGAGCTCAAG AGGATTCCCGGTGAGCATATAAGAAAAGAACTAAGCGACATAGAGACTCTAACCGAAGAGAAAGTGGATGCGGTTGTAAGAAGATTTCTGCATGACTTAAAAGAAAATGCTCTTGAAATCAATGGATGGACTTTGATGCTGCCTGCTTATAGCATCTCCAAGCAGACCCTCAATGCCTACACTAGAGTTCTTGCCAAGAAGTATCCTAACATGTGTATCAACTGTGTTCATCCTGGCTTTGTCAAGACAGATATGAATTGGAACACAGGAATAATGAATTTAGAAGAGGGGGCTAGAGGCCCTGTCATGCTATCTCTTTTACCTCATGAAGGCCCTACAGGATGCTACTTCGATCGTACTGCAGTGGCCGAGTTTTGA